In Canis lupus dingo isolate Sandy chromosome 12, ASM325472v2, whole genome shotgun sequence, the following proteins share a genomic window:
- the PPP2R5D gene encoding serine/threonine-protein phosphatase 2A 56 kDa regulatory subunit delta isoform codes for MPYKLKKEKEPPKLAKGTAKPSSSGKDGGGESTDEAQPQPQPQPQPQPQPQPQPPSSNKRPSNSTPPPTQLSKIKYSGGPQIVKKERRQSSSRFNLSKNRELQKLPALKDSPTQEREELFIQKLRQCCVLFDFVSDPLSDLKFKEVKRAGLNEMVEYITHSRDVVTEAIYPEAVTMFSVNLFRTLPPSSNPTGAEFDPEEDEPTLEAAWPHLQLVYEFFLRFLESPDFQPNIAKKYIDQKFVLALLDLFDSEDPRERDFLKTILHRIYGKFLGLRAYIRRQINHIFYRFIYETEHHNGIAELLEILGSIINGFALPLKEEHKMFLIRVLLPLHKVKSLSVYHPQLAYCVVQFLEKESSLTEPVIVGLLKFWPKTHSPKEVMFLNELEEILDVIEPSEFSKVMEPLFRQLAKCVSSPHFQVAERALYYWNNEYIMSLISDNAARVLPIMFPALYRNSKSHWNKTIHGLIYNALKLFMEMNQKLFDDCTQQYKAEKQKGRFRMKEREEMWQKIEELARLNPQYPMFRAPPPLPPVYSMETETPTAEDIQLLKRTVETEAVQMLKDIKKEKVLLRRKSELPQDVYTIKALEAHKRAEEFLTASQEAL; via the exons GAGCCCCCCAAACTCGCCAAAGGCACGGCCAAGCCCAGCAGCTCGGGCAAGGATGGTGGAGGCGAGAGCACCGATGAG gcccagccccagccgcagccccagccccagccgcagccgcagccgcagccccagCCACCATCATCCAACAAGCGTCCCAGCAATAGCACGCCACCCCCAACGCAACTCAGCAAAATCAAGTACTCTGGGGGACCCCAGATTGTCAAGAAGGAGCGACGGCAAAGCTCCTCCCGGTTCAATCTCAGCAAGAACCGGGAGTTGCAGAAGCTTCCTGCCCTGAAAG ATTCACCAACCCAGGAGCGGGAAGAGCTCTTTATCCAGAAGCTACGCCAGTGCTGTGTCCTCTTTGACTTCGTATCAGATCCACTCAGTGACCTCAAATTCAAGGAGGTGAAGCGAGCAGGACTCAATGAAATGGTGGAGTACATTACCCACAGCCGCGATGTTGTCACTGAGGCCATTTACCCTGAGGCAGTCACCATG TTTTCAGTGAATCTCTTCCGGACGCTGCCACCTTCATCAAACCCCACTGGAGCCGAGTTTGACCCAGAAGAGGACGAGCCCACCCTGGAAGCTGCCTGGCCGCATCTCCAG CTCGTGTATGAGTTTTTCTTACGTTTCCTTGAGTCTCCCGATTTCCAGCCAAACATAGCCAAGAAGTATATCGACCAGAAGTTCGTCCTTGCT CTCTTGGACCTGTTCGACAGTGAGGATCCTCGAGAGCGGGACTTCCTCAAGACCATCCTGCATCGTATCTATGGCAAGTTTCTGGGGCTCCGGGCTTATATCCGTAGGCAGATCAACCACATCTTCTACAG GTTCATCTATGAGACAGAGCATCACAACGGGATCGCTGAGCTCCTGGAGATCCTTGGCAG CATCATCAACGGCTTTGCCTTGCCCCTTAAAGAAGAGCACAAGATGTTCCTCATCCGTGTCCTGCTTCCCCTTCACAAGGTCAAGTCCCTGAGTGTCTACCACCCTCAG CTGGCTTACTGTGTGGTACAGTTCCTGGAGAAGGAGAGCAGTCTCACTGAGCCG GTGATTGTAGGACTTCTGAAGTTCTGGCCCAAGACCCACAGCCCCAAGGAAGTCATGTTCCTGAATGAGCTAGAGGAGATTCTGGATGTCATTGAACCTTCAGAGTTCAGCAAAGTGATGGAACCCCTCTTCCGCCAGCTTGCCAAGTGTGTCTCCAGCCCCCATTTCCAG gtGGCAGAGCGTGCTCTCTATTACTGGAACAATGAGTACATCATGAGCCTGATAAGTGACAATGCTGCCCGAGTCCTCCCCATCATGTTCCCTGCACTCTACCGGAACTCCAAGAGCCACTGGAACAA GACAATCCATGGACTGATCTACAATGCCCTGAAGCTGTTTATGGAGATGAATCAGAAGCTGTTTGATGACTGCACACAACAGTacaaggcagagaaacagaa GGGCCGGTTCCGcatgaaggaaagggaagagatgtGGCAAAAGATTGAGGAGCTGGCCCGACTTAACCCCCAG TATCCCATGTTCCGAGCTCCTCCACCACTGCCTCCCGTGTATTCCATGGAGACAGAGACCCCCACAGCAGAGGACATCCAGCTTCTGAAGAGGACAGTGGAGACAGAGGCCGTGCAG ATGCTAAAGGACATCAAGAAGGAGAAGGTGCTGCTTCGGCGGAAGTCAGAGCTGCCCCAGGACGTGTACACCATCAAGGCACTGGAGGCACACAAGCGGGCGGAAGAATTCTTAACTGCCAGCCAGGAGGCTCTCTGA
- the MEA1 gene encoding male-enhanced antigen 1: MAAVVLGGDTMGPERIFPNQTEELGPHQGPTEGTGDWSSEEPEEEQEDTGAGPAGYSYQPLNQDPEQEEVELAPVGDGEDVVADIQDRIQALGLHLPDPPVESEDEEEEGATGLSNHSSIPMDPEHVELVKRTMAGVSLPAPGVPAWAREISDAQWEDVVQKALQARQGAPAWK; encoded by the exons ATGGCAGCGGTAGTTCTAGGGGGAGACACCATGGGCCCCGAGCGTATCTTCCCCAATCAGACTGAGGAACTGGGGCCGCACCAGGGCCCTACAGAAGGCACTGGGGATTGGAGCAGCGAGGAGCCTGAGGAAGAGCAGGAGGACACAGGGGCAGGCCCAGCTGGCTACTCCTATCAGCCCCTGAACCAGGATCCTGAGCAAGAGGAGGTGGAGCTGGCACCGGTGGGGGATGGTGAAGATGTAGTTGCTGATATTCAGGATCGGATCCAG GCCCTGGGGCTTCATTTGCCAGACCCACCAGTAGAGAGcgaggatgaagaggaggagggagctaCCGGACTGAGCAACCACAGCTCTATTCCCATGGACCCTG AACATGTGGAGCTGGTGAAAAGGACAATGGCTGGAGTAAGCCTGCCTGCACCAGGGGTTCCTGCCTGGGCCCGGGAGATCTCAGATGCCCAGTGGGAAGATGTGGTACAGAAGGCCCTCCAAGCTCGGCAGGGAGCCCCAGCCTGGAAGTGA
- the KLHDC3 gene encoding kelch domain-containing protein 3 isoform X1, with translation MLRWTVHLEGGPRRVNHAAVAVGHRVYSFGGYCSGEDYETLRQIDVHIFNAVSLRWTKLPPVRPAIRGQAPVVPYMRYGHSTVLIDDTVFLWGGRNDTEGACNVLYAFDVNTHKWSTPRVSGTVPGARDGHSACVLGKTMYIFGGYEQLADCFSNDIHKLDTSTMTWTLICTKGNPARWRDFHSATMLGSHMYVFGGRADRFGPFHSNNEIYCNRIRVFDTRTEAWLDCPPTPVLPEGRRSHSAFGYNGELYIFGGYNARLNRHFHDLWKFNPVSFTWKKIEPKGKGPCPRRRQCCCIVGDKIVLFGGTSPSPEEGLGDDFDLIDHSDLHILDFSPSLKTLCKLAVIQYNLDQSCLPHDIRWELNAMTTNSNISRPIVSSHG, from the exons ATGTTACGGTGGACAGTGCACCTGGAGGGCGGGCCCCGCAGGGTGAACCATGCTGCAGTGGCTGTTGGGCACCGGGTATACTCCTTCGGGGGTTACTGCTCTGGTGAAGACTATGAAACACTGCGTCAGATTGACGTGCACATTTTCAATGCAG TGTCCTTGCGTTGGACAAAGCTGCCCCCAGTGAGGCCTGCCATCCGTGGGCAGGCTCCTGTGGTACCCTACATGCGGTATGGACACTCAACTGTCCTCATCGACGACACGGTCTTCCTTTGGGGCGGGCGGAACGACACCGAAGGAGCCTGCAATGTGCTATATGCCTTTGATGTCA ATACTCACAAATGGTCCACACCCCGAGTGTCAGGAACAGTTCCTGGAGCCCGGGACGGACATTCAGCTTGTGTCCTTGGCAAGACCATGTACATTTTCGGGGGCTATGAGCAGCTG GCGGATTGCTTTTCCAATGACATTCACAAGCTGGATACCAGCACCATGACATGGACCCTTATCTGTACAAAG GGCAACCCTGCGCGCTGGAGGGACTTCCACTCAGCCACAATGCTGGGCAGTCACATGTATGTCTTTGGGGGCCGTGCTGACCGCTTTGGGCCATTCCATTCCAACAACGAGATTTACTGCAACCGCATCCGTGTCTTTGACACCAGGACTGAGGCCTGGCTGGACTGTCCCCCCACTCCGGTGCTGCCTGAGGGCCGCCGGAGCCACTCAGCCT TTGGCTACAATGGGGAGCTGTACATCTTTGGTGGCTATAATGCAAGGCTGAACCGGCACTTCCATGACCTCTGGAAGTTTAACCCTG TGTCCTTCACATGGAAGAAGATTGAACCGAAGGGGAAGGGGCCATGTCCCCGCCGGCGCCAGTGCTGCTGTATTGTTGGTGACAAGATTGTTCTGTTTGGGGGTACCAG TCCATCTCCTGAGGAAGGTCTGGGAGATGACTTTGACCTCATAGATCATTCTGACTTACACATTTTGGACTTTA GCCCTAGTCTGAAGACTCTGTGTAAACTGGCCGTGATTCAGTATAACCTGGACCAGTCCTGTTTGCCCCATGACATCAG GTGGGAGCTGAATGCCATGACCACCAACAGCAATATCAGTCGCCCCATCGTCTCCTCCCATGGGTAG
- the KLHDC3 gene encoding kelch domain-containing protein 3 isoform X2 — translation MLRWTVHLEGGPRRVNHAAVAVGHRVYSFGGYCSGEDYETLRQIDVHIFNAVSLRWTKLPPVRPAIRGQAPVVPYMRYGHSTVLIDDTVFLWGGRNDTEGACNVLYAFDVNTHKWSTPRVSGTVPGARDGHSACVLGKTMYIFGGYEQLADCFSNDIHKLDTSTMTWTLICTKGNPARWRDFHSATMLGSHMYVFGGRADRFGPFHSNNEIYCNRIRVFDTRTEAWLDCPPTPVLPEGRRSHSAFGYNGELYIFGGYNARLNRHFHDLWKFNPVSFTWKKIEPKGKGPCPRRRQCCCIVGDKIVLFGGTSPSPEEGLGDDFDLIDHSDLHILDFNTSDMSFEELLELQSQVGTKTYKRLVAGNSSKKEGSRPRVQNACVADKHRPLEMSAKVRVPFLRQVVPISKKVARDPRFDDLSGEYNPEVFDKTYEFLNDIRAKEKELVKKQLKKHHSGQEHEKLQQLLQRMEQQEMAQQERRRQQELRLALKQEQRARAQQGHRPYFLKKSEQRQLVLAEKFKELKRSKRLESFLSRKRRRNAGKDRRHLPLSKE, via the exons ATGTTACGGTGGACAGTGCACCTGGAGGGCGGGCCCCGCAGGGTGAACCATGCTGCAGTGGCTGTTGGGCACCGGGTATACTCCTTCGGGGGTTACTGCTCTGGTGAAGACTATGAAACACTGCGTCAGATTGACGTGCACATTTTCAATGCAG TGTCCTTGCGTTGGACAAAGCTGCCCCCAGTGAGGCCTGCCATCCGTGGGCAGGCTCCTGTGGTACCCTACATGCGGTATGGACACTCAACTGTCCTCATCGACGACACGGTCTTCCTTTGGGGCGGGCGGAACGACACCGAAGGAGCCTGCAATGTGCTATATGCCTTTGATGTCA ATACTCACAAATGGTCCACACCCCGAGTGTCAGGAACAGTTCCTGGAGCCCGGGACGGACATTCAGCTTGTGTCCTTGGCAAGACCATGTACATTTTCGGGGGCTATGAGCAGCTG GCGGATTGCTTTTCCAATGACATTCACAAGCTGGATACCAGCACCATGACATGGACCCTTATCTGTACAAAG GGCAACCCTGCGCGCTGGAGGGACTTCCACTCAGCCACAATGCTGGGCAGTCACATGTATGTCTTTGGGGGCCGTGCTGACCGCTTTGGGCCATTCCATTCCAACAACGAGATTTACTGCAACCGCATCCGTGTCTTTGACACCAGGACTGAGGCCTGGCTGGACTGTCCCCCCACTCCGGTGCTGCCTGAGGGCCGCCGGAGCCACTCAGCCT TTGGCTACAATGGGGAGCTGTACATCTTTGGTGGCTATAATGCAAGGCTGAACCGGCACTTCCATGACCTCTGGAAGTTTAACCCTG TGTCCTTCACATGGAAGAAGATTGAACCGAAGGGGAAGGGGCCATGTCCCCGCCGGCGCCAGTGCTGCTGTATTGTTGGTGACAAGATTGTTCTGTTTGGGGGTACCAG TCCATCTCCTGAGGAAGGTCTGGGAGATGACTTTGACCTCATAGATCATTCTGACTTACACATTTTGGACTTTA ACACATCTGACATGTCCTTTGAAGAGCTGTTGGAATTGCAGAGCCAAGTGGGGACTAAGACATACAAACGGTTGGTAGCTGGAaacagttctaagaaggaaggcTCTAGACCACGTGTCCAAAATGCCTGTGTTGCAGATAAGCACAG GCCTCTGGAAATGTCAGCCAAGGTCCGGGTGCCATTTTTGCGTCAAGTTGTCCCCATCAGTAAGAAG GTAGCCCGGGACCCCCGCTTTGACGATCTGTCAGGAGAATATAATCCTGAGGTGTTTGACAAAACATATGAATTCCTGAATGACATCCGAGCCAAAGAGAAAGAG CTTGTGAAAAAGCAGTTGAAGAAGCACCATTCAGGGCAGGAGCATGAGAAACTGCAGCAGCTGCTTCAGAGAATG GAGCAGCAAGAAATGGCACAGCAGGAACGCAGGAGGCAACAGGAGCTGCGCCTGGCCCtgaagcaggagcagagggctCGGGCCCAGCAGGGCCATCGGCCATACTTCCTGAAGAAAT CTGAGCAGCGGCAATTGGTCCTAGCTGAGAAGTTCAAGGAGCTGAAACGCAGCAAGAGGCTAGAGAGCTTCTTGAGTCGAAAGAGGCGCCGAAATGCAGGCAAGGACCGGAGACATCTCCCTTTGAGCAAAGAGTAA